A genomic stretch from Zeimonas sediminis includes:
- a CDS encoding amidase, with protein sequence MPLDDLPFANITELASAYRARKLSPVEVTRAMLERIERLEPTLHSYVRVTADIALEQARKAEAEFGRGEFKGPMHGVPVGLKDLCETKGVPTTWGTRILKDYVPKEDGTVVRKLFDAGAIMLGKLQMTEGAFSVHHPEVVAPVNPWHPDHWPGVSSSGSGVSVAAGLCYGAIGTDTGGSIRFPSGANGLTGLKPTWGRVSRHGVQALADSLDHLGPMTRSAADAGAMFAAMAGSDPNDPTSLDEPVPDCLAGIEQGIRGLRVGLDSRYVYDVCERDTAKVIDDARKVLADLGAKLVEISMPDKTVPMYKDWAKFCAVETAVAHEKYYPARKAEYGPVLADLIEQGRALGVLDLMHVYHDRLVFKGQLRKLFAQVDVLLVPVHPFGNPSADQLDAVFKRPNGIDDVLRFTAPFDMSGSPTITIPGGFDPKGLPIGFQLVGRHLDEALLVRAAHAYQGATDWHRRHPSL encoded by the coding sequence CACCGAGCTCGCGAGCGCGTATCGTGCCCGCAAGCTGTCGCCGGTCGAGGTCACGCGGGCCATGCTGGAGCGCATCGAACGCCTCGAGCCGACGCTTCACAGCTACGTCAGGGTCACTGCGGACATCGCGCTCGAGCAGGCGCGCAAGGCGGAGGCCGAGTTCGGACGCGGCGAGTTCAAGGGCCCTATGCACGGCGTGCCGGTCGGCCTGAAGGACCTCTGCGAAACGAAGGGCGTGCCGACGACCTGGGGAACCAGGATCCTGAAGGACTACGTTCCGAAGGAAGACGGCACGGTCGTGCGCAAGCTGTTCGATGCTGGCGCGATCATGCTCGGCAAGCTCCAGATGACCGAGGGCGCGTTCTCGGTGCACCATCCGGAGGTCGTCGCGCCGGTCAACCCCTGGCACCCCGACCACTGGCCCGGCGTGTCCTCGAGCGGCTCGGGCGTTTCGGTCGCGGCGGGCCTCTGCTATGGCGCGATCGGCACCGATACGGGCGGCTCGATCCGCTTTCCATCCGGGGCCAACGGGCTCACTGGCCTCAAGCCCACATGGGGCCGGGTAAGCCGCCACGGCGTGCAGGCGCTGGCCGACAGCCTCGATCACCTCGGCCCGATGACTCGCTCGGCCGCCGACGCGGGCGCGATGTTCGCCGCGATGGCTGGCTCGGATCCGAATGATCCGACTTCTCTCGACGAGCCGGTGCCGGACTGCCTCGCCGGCATCGAACAGGGAATCCGGGGGCTGCGCGTCGGCCTCGATTCGCGCTACGTCTACGACGTCTGCGAGCGGGACACGGCAAAGGTCATCGACGACGCGCGAAAGGTCCTCGCCGATCTCGGTGCGAAGCTCGTCGAGATCTCGATGCCCGACAAGACGGTTCCGATGTACAAGGACTGGGCGAAGTTCTGTGCCGTCGAAACGGCGGTCGCTCACGAGAAGTACTACCCGGCCCGAAAGGCCGAGTACGGGCCGGTGCTTGCCGACCTCATCGAGCAGGGGCGTGCGCTCGGCGTGCTCGACCTGATGCACGTCTATCACGATCGCCTGGTGTTCAAGGGCCAGTTGCGAAAGCTGTTCGCCCAGGTCGACGTGCTGCTGGTGCCGGTCCATCCGTTCGGCAACCCGTCTGCCGATCAACTCGACGCCGTGTTCAAGCGGCCGAACGGCATCGACGACGTGCTGCGCTTCACGGCGCCCTTCGACATGTCGGGAAGCCCCACGATCACGATCCCGGGCGGCTTCGACCCGAAGGGGCTCCCGATCGGCTTCCAGCTCGTGGGCCGGCATCTCGACGAAGCCTTGCTCGTGCGGGCCGCGCACGCCTATCAGGGCGCGACCGACTGGCACCGTCGCCACCCGTCGCTCTGA
- a CDS encoding ABC transporter ATP-binding protein, producing MPEAPILKTDALCSGYGRSQVLFGVSIDVPAQGAICVLGRNGAGKTTLLKTLAGDLPTMSGSIEFDGRRIDGTAMESRARAGVGYVPQENAAFSGLTVKENLQLGAIRQKDKSGIDEVLAVFPKLGKRLHQPAGTLSGGERKMLAIGRAMLGRPRLLMLDEPTEGVWIGVIEEIAEQLERLAKTMSVILVEQHVELALRVARTAYVMDRGRIALQGPVAQVRDDPELIRYLSP from the coding sequence ATGCCCGAAGCCCCAATCCTGAAGACCGACGCCCTGTGCTCCGGCTACGGCCGCAGCCAGGTACTGTTCGGGGTCTCGATCGACGTTCCCGCTCAGGGCGCGATCTGCGTGCTGGGCCGAAACGGCGCCGGCAAGACCACGCTGCTGAAGACGCTAGCGGGCGACCTGCCGACGATGTCCGGCTCGATCGAGTTCGATGGCCGGCGAATCGACGGCACCGCGATGGAGTCCCGCGCGCGAGCGGGCGTCGGCTACGTGCCCCAGGAGAACGCGGCCTTCTCGGGCCTTACGGTGAAGGAGAACCTGCAGCTGGGCGCGATCCGGCAGAAGGACAAGTCCGGCATCGACGAGGTCCTCGCCGTGTTTCCCAAGCTCGGCAAGCGGCTGCACCAGCCTGCCGGCACGCTGTCCGGCGGCGAGCGCAAGATGCTCGCGATCGGCCGCGCGATGCTCGGTCGCCCGCGGTTGCTGATGCTCGACGAACCCACGGAGGGCGTCTGGATCGGCGTGATCGAGGAGATCGCCGAGCAGCTCGAAAGGCTGGCGAAGACCATGTCGGTCATCCTGGTCGAGCAGCATGTCGAGCTCGCGCTGCGGGTCGCCCGCACCGCCTATGTGATGGACCGCGGCCGCATCGCGCTGCAGGGGCCGGTCGCGCAGGTCCGCGACGACCCGGAGCTGATCCGATACCTGTCGCCCTGA
- a CDS encoding ABC transporter ATP-binding protein, whose product MSELLVVSDVRKRFGTLQALDGVDVTVRAGTFHGLIGPNGSGKSTLLKAIAGAHFPTSGSITFAGHDITAATPYERSRLGMSLKFQITAVLGELSVYDNVLLALQAGESIWSLIRSRTRRAMRDEVMHSLERFRLADRADELAGSLSHGEQQWLEIAMALAPRPRLLLLDEPTGGMSPEERRVTGELLAPIKSECALVIVEHDLDFIRDICDVLTVLDQGRVLDTGTVDEIQHSQKVQQVYTTRV is encoded by the coding sequence GTGAGCGAGCTTCTGGTCGTCAGCGACGTTCGCAAGAGGTTCGGCACGCTGCAGGCCCTGGACGGCGTCGACGTGACAGTGCGCGCAGGCACCTTCCACGGACTGATCGGACCCAACGGCTCGGGCAAGAGCACGCTGCTGAAGGCGATCGCCGGCGCGCATTTCCCGACCTCGGGTTCCATCACCTTCGCGGGCCACGACATCACCGCCGCGACGCCTTACGAGCGCTCGCGGCTGGGCATGAGCCTGAAGTTCCAGATCACCGCCGTGCTCGGCGAGCTCTCGGTGTACGACAACGTGCTGCTCGCGCTGCAGGCCGGCGAGAGCATCTGGTCGCTGATCCGCTCGCGCACCCGCCGCGCCATGCGCGACGAGGTGATGCACTCCCTCGAGCGGTTCCGGCTCGCCGACCGCGCCGACGAGCTCGCCGGGTCGCTCAGCCACGGCGAGCAGCAGTGGCTCGAGATCGCGATGGCGCTCGCGCCGCGCCCAAGGCTGCTGCTGCTGGACGAGCCGACCGGGGGCATGAGCCCCGAGGAGCGCCGCGTCACCGGCGAGCTGCTCGCGCCGATCAAGTCCGAGTGCGCGCTCGTCATCGTCGAGCACGACCTCGACTTCATACGCGACATCTGCGACGTGCTCACTGTCCTCGACCAGGGACGGGTCCTCGACACCGGAACGGTCGACGAGATCCAGCATTCGCAGAAGGTCCAGCAGGTCTACACGACTCGCGTCTGA
- a CDS encoding branched-chain amino acid ABC transporter permease produces MTTPASSSPARIGRALPTIETLALLAALVAPLLLGESPELITLATNILILSLLAISFDLCWGYSGIMSFGQALFFGVAGYVIALVGRDLEFSHAWGTLPLAMAVGLLLSFLFAAFLLLGRRTPTVIFVALGTLTGAYAAERLVSGWQYVGAGNGLSSIKLLQFGEIELVEGPAFYYLALALLLVCYLAARYIVRSQFGLVLAGMRQNEERLAFFGYRVQVFKALIFSLAGLLAGLAGALFSYHQGFIGPGNMGPGLSTTAVLYALFGGSGTLIGPVVGTFLIETISYVLADQDAIKQYWPVILGVVLLVVVVFKPSGILGFFVSRRERIGSYGGRSAKGGPR; encoded by the coding sequence ATGACGACGCCCGCCTCATCATCCCCCGCCCGCATCGGCCGCGCCCTGCCGACAATCGAGACACTGGCGCTGCTGGCCGCGCTGGTAGCGCCCTTGCTGCTCGGCGAGAGCCCTGAGCTGATCACGCTCGCCACCAACATCCTGATCCTGTCCCTGCTCGCGATCAGCTTCGATCTCTGCTGGGGCTACTCTGGAATCATGAGCTTCGGGCAGGCATTGTTCTTCGGCGTCGCGGGCTACGTGATCGCGCTGGTGGGCCGCGACCTCGAGTTCAGCCACGCCTGGGGCACGCTGCCGCTCGCAATGGCCGTCGGGCTCCTCCTTTCCTTCCTGTTCGCCGCGTTCCTGCTGCTGGGCCGGCGCACGCCAACGGTCATCTTCGTCGCGCTCGGCACCCTGACAGGCGCCTACGCGGCCGAGCGCCTGGTTTCCGGCTGGCAGTACGTCGGGGCCGGCAACGGCCTGTCGTCGATCAAGCTGCTGCAATTCGGCGAGATCGAGCTGGTCGAAGGGCCCGCCTTCTATTACCTGGCCCTGGCGCTGTTGCTCGTCTGCTACCTCGCGGCGCGCTACATCGTTCGCTCGCAGTTCGGGCTGGTGCTGGCCGGGATGCGGCAGAACGAGGAGAGGCTCGCGTTCTTCGGCTACCGCGTCCAGGTTTTCAAGGCACTGATCTTTTCGCTGGCCGGCCTGCTGGCGGGCCTCGCCGGCGCGCTGTTCTCGTACCACCAAGGCTTCATCGGCCCGGGGAACATGGGCCCGGGGCTGTCGACGACCGCCGTCCTGTACGCCCTGTTCGGCGGCAGCGGGACACTGATAGGGCCCGTCGTCGGGACATTCCTGATCGAGACGATCAGTTACGTGCTCGCCGACCAGGACGCGATCAAGCAGTACTGGCCGGTGATCCTCGGTGTCGTGCTGCTGGTGGTGGTGGTCTTCAAGCCGAGTGGCATCCTCGGCTTCTTCGTATCGCGCCGCGAACGGATCGGCTCTTATGGCGGTCGCTCCGCGAAGGGGGGTCCGAGGTGA
- a CDS encoding substrate-binding protein, with protein MTHEKVVGDAAGPTPRSRRGFLVGASALAAAGWTAGGTGSWFLPAAWGQGKKAIKMGIATDITGPIAPSGNSNWQVAQLAVEQINAAGGIAGRPVELFLEDTASDPKAAVANVRKLIQRDKVDVVLGGITSAMRQAIKDPIVNRGKTLYIYPQLYEGQECTRHLFNTGPTPAQQIDELIPYIIKTLGKKRFAMPSANYVWPQLLNKYARRVIEANGGEVIFEEYYPLDQPEYSATINKIRDGKVDCVFNTVIPPGLQPFMKQLYESGFPQNGGVQACVYFDENSLNYVPARELEGLYSCLDFFHTVDDAYSKELLAAYAKKFPDTKYQFTAGSASTGMYRGIRLYEAAVIATKGDTARDAVSAALDKAKIDKGPGGGAEMVPGKMHAKMNMYIAQCKKIDGDKLRWDVISKFNMVDPKEC; from the coding sequence ATGACGCACGAAAAGGTGGTCGGCGACGCCGCCGGCCCGACTCCCCGCAGCCGCCGCGGATTCCTGGTCGGCGCCTCGGCTCTGGCCGCGGCAGGCTGGACCGCCGGCGGCACCGGCAGCTGGTTCCTGCCCGCAGCCTGGGGCCAAGGCAAGAAGGCGATCAAGATGGGCATCGCGACGGACATCACGGGCCCGATCGCGCCGTCCGGCAACTCGAACTGGCAGGTGGCGCAACTGGCGGTCGAGCAGATCAACGCTGCGGGCGGCATCGCCGGCCGGCCGGTAGAGCTGTTTCTCGAAGACACCGCTTCCGACCCGAAGGCCGCCGTGGCCAATGTCCGCAAGTTGATCCAGCGAGACAAGGTCGACGTCGTTCTGGGCGGGATCACCTCGGCCATGCGGCAGGCGATCAAGGATCCGATCGTCAACCGCGGCAAGACGCTGTACATCTACCCGCAGCTCTACGAAGGACAGGAATGCACGCGGCACCTGTTCAACACCGGTCCGACGCCCGCGCAGCAGATCGACGAGCTGATCCCCTACATCATCAAGACCCTCGGCAAGAAGCGCTTCGCGATGCCGTCGGCCAACTACGTCTGGCCACAGCTTCTCAACAAGTACGCGCGCAGGGTCATCGAGGCGAACGGCGGCGAAGTGATCTTCGAGGAGTACTACCCCCTCGACCAGCCCGAGTACTCGGCGACGATCAACAAGATCCGCGACGGCAAGGTCGACTGCGTGTTCAACACGGTCATTCCGCCCGGCCTGCAGCCGTTCATGAAGCAGCTGTACGAGTCCGGCTTCCCGCAGAACGGCGGCGTCCAGGCCTGCGTGTACTTCGACGAGAACTCGCTGAACTACGTCCCGGCGCGCGAGCTCGAGGGGCTGTACTCGTGCCTCGACTTCTTCCACACGGTGGACGACGCCTACAGCAAGGAGCTCCTCGCCGCCTACGCGAAGAAGTTTCCCGACACGAAGTACCAGTTCACGGCGGGCAGCGCCTCGACCGGCATGTACCGCGGCATCCGCCTGTACGAGGCAGCGGTCATCGCTACCAAGGGCGACACCGCTCGCGACGCGGTCTCGGCGGCTCTGGACAAGGCGAAGATCGACAAGGGCCCGGGCGGGGGCGCGGAGATGGTGCCCGGCAAGATGCACGCGAAGATGAACATGTACATCGCGCAGTGCAAGAAGATCGACGGCGACAAGCTGCGCTGGGACGTGATCTCCAAGTTCAACATGGTCGACCCCAAGGAATGCTGA
- a CDS encoding branched-chain amino acid ABC transporter permease, which produces MIEFIVRFSFDILAFTSVMVLIVLGLGVIASMMGIFNFAHGELVLLGAYTVFVVEQSGANIWLGILAAPLVVGLFGVLLERTIIRHFYESPVIAMLGTYAIGLIIREVIRGLLGGHYRSVSEPWPGAWTAMGLSFSIWRTFIIGTTIAVIVGSWLFLTRTSFGLRIRGSLENAMLARACGISTDRLYTATFAFGAALAGLAGALIVPLYQLSADMGLRFLVQGFLSVMLGGVGTFEGPVLGAAAIGALAAGLPWAVLPVLADPLVFVIALVIVKLRPQGFIAGARK; this is translated from the coding sequence ATGATCGAGTTCATCGTCCGCTTCTCCTTCGACATCCTGGCGTTCACGTCGGTGATGGTGCTGATCGTGCTCGGGCTCGGGGTCATCGCGAGCATGATGGGCATCTTCAACTTCGCGCACGGCGAACTGGTGTTGCTCGGCGCGTATACGGTCTTCGTCGTCGAGCAGAGCGGCGCGAACATCTGGCTGGGCATCCTGGCCGCGCCGCTCGTCGTCGGCCTGTTCGGCGTGCTCCTCGAGCGAACGATCATTCGCCACTTCTATGAGTCGCCGGTCATCGCGATGCTCGGCACCTATGCGATCGGGCTGATCATCCGTGAGGTCATCCGTGGCCTGCTGGGCGGCCACTACCGCTCGGTGTCCGAACCGTGGCCCGGCGCCTGGACCGCGATGGGGCTCTCGTTCTCGATCTGGCGGACTTTCATCATCGGAACGACGATCGCCGTCATCGTCGGCAGCTGGCTGTTCCTGACACGCACCTCGTTCGGTCTTCGCATCCGGGGGTCCCTGGAGAACGCAATGCTCGCGCGGGCCTGCGGCATCTCCACCGACCGGCTCTACACGGCGACCTTCGCGTTCGGTGCAGCCCTGGCGGGGCTCGCGGGCGCGTTGATCGTGCCGCTCTACCAGTTGTCGGCCGACATGGGCCTGCGCTTCCTCGTACAGGGCTTCCTGTCGGTGATGCTGGGCGGTGTCGGCACCTTCGAAGGACCTGTTCTCGGCGCGGCAGCGATCGGCGCGCTCGCGGCAGGGCTTCCCTGGGCGGTGCTGCCGGTGCTGGCCGACCCGCTCGTGTTCGTGATCGCACTGGTGATCGTCAAGCTACGCCCACAGGGCTTCATCGCAGGAGCAAGAAAATGA
- a CDS encoding nitrilase family protein, whose protein sequence is MTHTPAESAVRVACIQMEPKVGDLQSNIADSIARIDAAAAQGARLMVLPELCNSGYVFETRAEAFSLAEEIPNGPASRAWIDAAKRHGCWIVAGIAERVDQKLFNSAVLIGPDGHVGTFRKMHLWAAENLFFEPGDLGFPVFATPIGRIGMLICYDGWFPEAYRLCALQGADIVCVPTNWVPIPGQAPDQPAMANVLAMAAAHSNSIFIAAADRVGTERNQPFLGRSLIVSYTGWPVAGPASDTAPETIVADLNLSEARRKRNWNDFNQILRDRRTDCYDAMLGSGVQPGWF, encoded by the coding sequence ATGACCCACACGCCCGCCGAAAGCGCCGTACGCGTCGCCTGCATCCAGATGGAGCCGAAGGTCGGCGACCTTCAGTCGAACATCGCCGACAGCATCGCGCGGATAGACGCAGCGGCCGCGCAAGGCGCCCGACTGATGGTCCTGCCGGAACTGTGCAATTCGGGCTACGTGTTCGAAACGCGCGCGGAGGCGTTCTCGCTGGCCGAGGAGATCCCGAACGGACCCGCCAGCCGGGCGTGGATCGACGCCGCCAAGCGGCACGGCTGCTGGATCGTCGCGGGCATCGCGGAGCGGGTCGACCAGAAGCTCTTCAACTCGGCAGTGCTGATCGGGCCTGACGGCCATGTGGGCACTTTCCGCAAGATGCACCTGTGGGCCGCCGAGAACCTGTTCTTCGAGCCGGGCGACCTCGGCTTCCCCGTGTTCGCGACGCCGATCGGCCGCATCGGCATGCTGATCTGCTACGACGGCTGGTTCCCCGAAGCCTACCGGCTGTGCGCGCTGCAGGGCGCCGACATCGTCTGCGTGCCGACCAACTGGGTGCCGATTCCGGGCCAGGCCCCCGACCAGCCCGCGATGGCCAACGTGCTGGCAATGGCGGCCGCGCACAGCAACTCGATCTTCATCGCGGCGGCGGACAGGGTCGGCACCGAGCGGAACCAGCCGTTCCTCGGCCGTTCGCTGATCGTCTCCTACACCGGATGGCCGGTCGCGGGCCCCGCCAGCGACACGGCGCCGGAAACGATCGTCGCCGACCTGAACCTGTCGGAAGCCCGTCGCAAACGCAACTGGAACGACTTCAACCAGATCCTGCGGGACCGCCGCACCGACTGCTACGACGCGATGCTCGGCTCGGGCGTCCAACCCGGCTGGTTCTGA
- a CDS encoding amidase: MSDALRLSLREAASALRERRLSPVELTRMALDRIAIDEPKLNAYVRLTEDRAMAAARQAEREIQAGNWRGELHGVPVAVKDLYDMAGLPTTCSSKVRHDHVADADSACVERLERAGAVIVGKTHTHEFAYGIVTPTTGNPWNPAHIPGGSSGGSGATVAARGCFMAMGTDTGGSIRIPAAVCGTVGLKPTYGRVSRFGIASLSWSLDHAGPLTRTVGDAAVTLAALAGFDPRDPGSADVPVSDYLAELELGVRGLRIGVPRNYFFDHVDADVERNVRDAIARLKAEGAEIVEVDIPMADLIMSVEFGLCMPEASAYHHKMLRERRDLYEEDVRTFLETGEMIPATDYIAALRMRTQMQAAWRRMFEGLDAIIGPAVPSPATRRDQLTVRWPDGTEEPVAPVFIRLSAPANVVGLPSVAVPCGFSGNGLPTAFQVIGRPFQEARILRIARAYERTADWARREPSL, from the coding sequence ATGAGCGACGCACTCCGCCTGTCGCTGCGCGAGGCCGCGTCGGCCCTGCGCGAGCGCCGGCTGTCGCCGGTCGAATTGACCCGGATGGCTCTCGATCGAATCGCCATCGACGAACCGAAGCTGAACGCCTACGTTCGCCTGACCGAGGATCGCGCGATGGCTGCCGCCCGCCAGGCCGAACGCGAGATCCAGGCCGGGAACTGGCGCGGCGAGTTGCATGGCGTACCGGTCGCAGTCAAGGACCTTTACGACATGGCCGGCCTGCCCACCACCTGCAGTTCGAAGGTGCGGCACGACCATGTCGCCGACGCCGACTCCGCCTGCGTCGAGCGCCTCGAGCGCGCAGGCGCCGTCATCGTCGGCAAGACGCACACGCACGAGTTCGCGTACGGCATCGTCACGCCCACCACCGGCAATCCCTGGAACCCGGCCCACATCCCGGGCGGTTCCAGCGGCGGCTCCGGCGCCACCGTCGCGGCACGCGGCTGCTTCATGGCGATGGGCACCGACACCGGCGGCTCGATCCGGATCCCGGCTGCCGTATGCGGCACCGTCGGGCTCAAGCCCACGTACGGCCGCGTCAGCCGCTTCGGCATCGCGTCGCTGAGCTGGTCTCTGGACCACGCCGGGCCACTGACCCGAACCGTCGGCGACGCGGCGGTCACCCTCGCCGCCCTGGCCGGCTTCGACCCGCGCGACCCGGGCAGCGCCGACGTGCCGGTCAGCGACTACCTCGCTGAACTCGAGCTCGGAGTCCGGGGGTTGCGGATCGGCGTGCCGCGCAACTATTTCTTCGACCACGTCGACGCCGACGTCGAGCGCAACGTGCGCGACGCGATTGCCCGGTTGAAGGCCGAAGGCGCGGAGATCGTCGAGGTCGACATCCCGATGGCCGACCTCATCATGTCCGTCGAGTTCGGGCTGTGCATGCCCGAGGCGTCGGCCTACCACCACAAGATGCTGCGAGAGCGGCGCGACCTTTACGAGGAGGACGTTCGCACCTTCCTCGAGACCGGCGAGATGATCCCCGCCACCGACTACATCGCCGCCCTTCGCATGCGCACGCAGATGCAGGCGGCCTGGCGGCGGATGTTCGAGGGCCTCGACGCGATCATCGGTCCGGCCGTGCCGTCCCCAGCCACTCGACGCGACCAGCTGACCGTTCGGTGGCCGGACGGCACCGAGGAGCCCGTTGCACCGGTGTTCATCCGGTTGTCGGCCCCGGCCAACGTGGTCGGCCTGCCCTCGGTGGCCGTGCCTTGCGGCTTCAGCGGGAACGGCCTGCCCACAGCCTTCCAGGTCATCGGTCGCCCCTTCCAGGAAGCGCGAATCCTCCGGATCGCCCGCGCCTACGAGCGCACCGCAGACTGGGCTCGACGCGAGCCCTCACTCTGA
- a CDS encoding substrate-binding domain-containing protein: MRRARRHRVEDCLRAGSEMKPSEAFGRRALRSALARRGREFNVGVAIPMSGTMGLLGPAAYACARLARDLWNAQGGLEGREIRLSILNSSESSASLYEDLQALLDEQQLDALVALSNTEVCRRMAGIVDERVPLIYTPLYEGDGLPEWVHAIGETPGRQLLPAIDWIAERHRVRRWYLLGNDYSWPRRTHQIAIPRIRSNRGEVVRERYVPLGERDYGPLVEDIAASRAEVVLVSLLAGDAVHMCRQFEQAGLGDRILRLSTCVEENAVLGIGSGSSAGMYVAAGYFAALDSDPNGAFKERYRAMFGERAPALNSASQSVYEGFVHLQRQASAAAPRRAAAALAGVRDDRRGAYEADRNPIFLGMVEGLGIRPICSLSGAPR, encoded by the coding sequence ATGCGCCGCGCGAGGAGACATCGAGTTGAAGACTGCTTGCGGGCGGGGTCCGAAATGAAGCCGAGCGAAGCATTCGGCCGCCGGGCCTTGCGGAGCGCGCTCGCACGACGCGGCAGGGAATTCAACGTCGGCGTGGCCATCCCGATGTCGGGGACGATGGGCCTGCTCGGCCCGGCGGCCTACGCGTGCGCGCGACTCGCCCGCGATCTATGGAATGCGCAGGGCGGGCTCGAGGGTCGCGAGATCCGGCTGTCGATCCTGAATTCGAGTGAATCGTCCGCATCCCTCTACGAGGACCTGCAGGCGCTTCTCGACGAGCAGCAACTCGATGCGCTGGTCGCGCTCAGCAATACGGAAGTGTGCCGGCGAATGGCCGGGATCGTCGACGAGCGGGTCCCGCTGATCTACACGCCTCTCTACGAGGGCGACGGCCTGCCGGAGTGGGTCCACGCGATCGGTGAAACGCCGGGGCGGCAATTGCTCCCGGCCATCGACTGGATCGCCGAACGGCATCGGGTCCGCCGCTGGTACCTGCTCGGCAACGACTACAGCTGGCCGCGTCGCACGCACCAGATCGCGATCCCTCGGATCCGCTCGAACCGCGGAGAGGTGGTACGTGAGCGCTACGTGCCGCTGGGCGAGCGCGACTACGGGCCTCTCGTCGAGGACATCGCGGCGAGTCGCGCCGAAGTGGTGCTCGTGTCCCTGCTCGCCGGCGATGCCGTCCACATGTGTCGCCAGTTCGAACAGGCAGGGCTGGGGGACAGGATCCTGCGGCTGTCCACCTGCGTCGAGGAGAATGCCGTGCTCGGCATCGGCTCCGGCAGTTCCGCCGGCATGTACGTGGCTGCCGGCTATTTCGCTGCGCTCGACTCCGACCCGAATGGCGCGTTCAAGGAGCGCTACCGGGCGATGTTCGGCGAGCGGGCGCCGGCCCTGAACTCGGCGTCGCAGTCGGTCTACGAGGGATTCGTGCACCTGCAACGGCAGGCGAGCGCCGCCGCCCCGCGGAGGGCGGCAGCGGCGCTTGCGGGAGTCAGGGACGACCGTCGCGGAGCTTACGAGGCCGACCGCAATCCGATCTTCCTGGGGATGGTGGAGGGGCTCGGGATCAGGCCGATCTGCAGTCTCAGCGGTGCGCCTCGATGA
- a CDS encoding MarR family winged helix-turn-helix transcriptional regulator produces MSRRRKTKAQDGPSLHSLLSQAARQATSELRRVVSAEGLPVEFWRVLEVLADERGRSMSDLAQAAGMQMPAMSKLVDRMTDAALIQRSADPSDQRRVILHISDFGLQKVQALRDDVREHRVRLERSFSPDQEALLRTLLREFIEAHR; encoded by the coding sequence ATGTCCCGACGACGGAAAACGAAAGCCCAGGACGGCCCCTCGCTGCACAGCCTGCTGAGCCAGGCTGCCAGGCAGGCCACCTCCGAGCTGCGCCGAGTGGTGAGCGCCGAGGGCCTGCCCGTCGAGTTCTGGCGCGTGCTCGAGGTGCTTGCCGACGAGCGCGGGCGTTCGATGTCCGACCTTGCGCAGGCGGCCGGCATGCAGATGCCGGCGATGAGCAAGCTGGTCGACCGGATGACCGACGCAGCACTGATCCAGCGCTCGGCGGATCCCTCCGACCAGCGTCGGGTCATCCTGCACATTTCGGACTTCGGGCTTCAGAAGGTTCAGGCTCTGCGCGACGACGTGCGCGAGCATCGGGTCCGCCTCGAGCGCTCGTTCAGCCCCGACCAGGAAGCGCTCCTGCGGACGCTGTTGCGCGAATTCATCGAGGCGCACCGCTGA
- a CDS encoding NnrU family protein, which translates to MALLVLGLILFLVPHSVRIVADDWRTAQVARLGLPAWKGLYSLVSIAGLALIVWGYGLARTAPIEIWSPPVFTRHLASLFTLAAFVLLVAAYVPGNRIKAAIGHPMVAGVKLWAFAHLLANGTVADVLLFGSFLLWAIFDFRAARRRDRAGGGKPAGPGAASFASDVIVVLAGFGAWALFAFQLHGWLFGVRPFG; encoded by the coding sequence ATGGCTCTGCTCGTCCTCGGCCTCATCCTCTTCCTCGTCCCCCACTCGGTGCGAATCGTCGCCGACGACTGGCGCACCGCGCAGGTTGCGCGGCTGGGGCTGCCCGCCTGGAAGGGGCTCTACTCGCTGGTGTCGATCGCCGGCCTCGCGCTGATCGTCTGGGGCTACGGCCTCGCGCGCACCGCGCCGATCGAGATCTGGAGCCCGCCGGTGTTCACCCGGCACCTGGCCTCGCTGTTCACGCTGGCGGCCTTCGTGCTGCTGGTCGCTGCCTACGTGCCGGGCAACCGGATCAAGGCGGCGATCGGGCATCCGATGGTCGCCGGGGTCAAGCTCTGGGCTTTCGCCCACCTGCTGGCCAACGGCACGGTGGCCGACGTGCTGCTGTTCGGCTCTTTCCTGCTCTGGGCGATCTTCGACTTCCGTGCCGCCAGGCGGCGCGACCGGGCCGGCGGCGGCAAGCCCGCGGGTCCGGGGGCGGCGAGCTTCGCGTCCGACGTGATCGTGGTGCTCGCAGGCTTCGGCGCGTGGGCGCTGTTCGCCTTCCAGCTGCACGGCTGGCTGTTCGGGGTGCGGCCCTTCGGCTGA